One part of the Miscanthus floridulus cultivar M001 unplaced genomic scaffold, ASM1932011v1 fs_590_3_4, whole genome shotgun sequence genome encodes these proteins:
- the LOC136532369 gene encoding cytokinin dehydrogenase 7-like, giving the protein MARTHFAAIAVLTSLLSVVVAGQLRPMPAAGLPGDLFGLGIASRIRTDRNSTAKASTDFGQLVKSAPEAVFHAATPADIAALIRFSASSAAPFPVAPRGEGHSWRGQALAPGGVVVDMSSLGRGHRAPRINVSPAGAEPFVDAGGEQLWIDVLRATLQHGLAPRVWTDYLWLTVGGTLSNAGIGGQAFRHGPQIANVHELDVVTGTGEMVTCSRDVNSDLFFAALGGLGQFGVITRARTRLEPAPKRVRWVRLAYSDAATFTKDQEFLISNRTGEARFEFDYVEGQVQLNRSLVEGPKSTPFFSGADLTRLARLAFRTGSAAIYYIEAAMYYTEDTAISVDKKMTALLDRLSFEPGFVFSKDVTFVQFLDRVREEERVLRSAGVWEVPHPWLNLFVPRSRILDFDNGVFKALLKDANPAGIILMYPMNKDVWDDRMTAMTPTTNDDVFYAVSMLWSALSMDDVPQLERGNKAVLDFCDQEGIGCKQYLPHYTSQDGWQQHFGAKWSKIAELKARYDPQALLSPGQRIFSKPVEASGSASA; this is encoded by the exons ATGGCAAGGACTCATTTCGCGGCGATCGCCGTCCTCACCAGCTTACTCTCAGTCGTCGTTGCCGGCCAGCTCCGGCCAATGCCTGCGGCTGGCCTCCCCGGCGATCTTTTCGGCCTGGGCATCGCGTCGAGGATCCGCACAGATCGCAACTCGACGGCGAAGGCGTCGACGGACTTCGGCCAACTGGTGAAGTCCGCGCCGGAGGCCGTGTTCCATGCCGCCACGCCCGCGGACATCGCCGCGCTCATCCGGTTCTCCGCCTCGTCGGCTGCGCCGTTCCCCGTGGCCCCGCGCGGGGAGGGCCACTCCTGGCGCGGACAGGCGCTCGCCCCGGGAGGCGTTGTCGTGGACATGAGCTCGCTCGGGCGCGGTCACCGCGCGCCCCGCATCAACGTGTCCCCGGCCGGCGCGGAGCCGTTCGTCGACGCCGGCGGAGAGCAGCTGTGGATCGACGTCCTCCGCGCGACGCTGCAGCACGGCCTGGCGCCACGCGTGTGGACGGACTACCTCTGGCTCACCGTCGGCGGCACGCTCTCCAACGCTGGCATCGGCGGGCAGGCGTTCCGGCACGGCCCTCAGATCGCCAACGTGCACGAACTCGACGTCGTCACAG GGACAGGTGAGATGGTGACATGCTCCAGGGACGTGAACTCGGACCTGTTCTTCGCAGCTCTGGGTGGATTGGGCCAGTTCGGGGTCATAACCCGTGCTCGGACCCGGCTTGAGCCGGCGCCCAAGAGGGTGCGTTGGGTTCGGCTTGCCTACTCGGATGCCGCCACTTTCACCAAGGATCAGGAGTTTCTCATATCAAACCGAACTGGTGAGGCCAGGTTCGAGTTCGACTACGTTGAAGGCCAGGTCCAGCTCAACCGGTCCTTGGTCGAAGGCCCCAAATCAACACCGTTCTTCTCCGGCGCCGATCTTACTAGGCTTGCTAGGCTCGCTTTCAGGACTGGGTCCGCGGCAATCTACTACATCGAAGCTGCCATGTACTACACCGAGGACACCGCCATATCTGTGGATAAG AAAATGACGGCACTCCTGGATCGGCTTAGCTTCGAGCCAGGGTTTGTGTTCTCCAAGGACGTGACGTTCGTGCAGTTCCTCGACCGGGTGCGCGAGGAGGAGAGGGTGCTCCGGTCAGCCGGCGTCTGGGAGGTGCCACACCCATGGCTGAACCTCTTCGTCCCGCGGTCTCGCATCCTCGACTTTGACAATGGCGTGTTCAAGGCTCTCCTCAAGGACGCCAACCCAGCCGGGATCATCCTCATGTACCCTATGAACAAGGATGTGTGGGACGATCGGATGACAGCAATGACCCCAACCACGAACGACGACGTGTTCTATGCCGTGAGTATGCTTTGGTCGGCATTGTCCATGGATGATGTGCCCCAGCTTGAGAGAGGGAACAAGGCGGTGTTGGACTTCTGTGATCAGGAAGGCATAGGATGCAAACAGTACCTGCCACACTACACATCTCAAGACGGGTGGCAACAACATTTTGGGGCAAAATGGAGCAAAATTGCTGAGCTAAAGGCTAGATATGATCCTCAGGCATTATTGTCGCCAGGCCAGAGGATTTTCTCAAAGCCAGTAGAGGCATCTGGCAGTGCTTCTGCCTGA